A window of Limosilactobacillus reuteri genomic DNA:
TTATTCAAAAGATGAGTGGTTTATTAAAAATGAATGGTCATGGGTATCTTGTGCATCGTCCAGATCGTTTAGGTGAGATTTTACAAGTATGTCAGGAAAACAGATTAGCGCCTAAAAGAATTCAGTTTATTCACCCTAAACCTGATCGTGATGCGAATATTTTGCTGCTTGAAGTGATTAAGGATGGCCGGCGGGGGGGAGTAAAAGTAGTACCACCATTGATTGTTCATGGAGAAGATAACGAGTATACTCCAGCGGTTCAGGAGCTATTATATGGCAAGTGAGAAATACTATATTTATGTATTGTATTGCGCGGATAATAGCCTTTATTGTGGCTTTACCAACAATGTTAAACGGCGCTTTCATACTCATCAAACTTGTCAAGGGGCAAAATATACTCGTGTGAAAAAGCGTCATCCGTTAAAACTTATTTATTCAGAAGAATTTGAATCAAAGCATGATGCCTTGAGTGCGGAGTATTATTTTAAACATCAAACCCGCCGCCAAAAAGAAAAATTTTTATTAGACCATGGTGTCGATTTATTGAAACTACGGAGGAATTAAGATGAAGATTTATATGTATGGTGTTTATCAGAATGAAGTTCCTTACATTAAGGAATGGCAAGAAGAACATCTTGAAGTAACTGTAAACTCAACAACGAAACTTTTAGATGAAAACACAGTCAATTTATCTAAAGGAAGCGATGGAGTAGTAGTGTTCCAGCAAAAGTCTTATTCAGATGAGACTTTACGTCAACTAGCGCTTAATGGTATTACAAAG
This region includes:
- a CDS encoding GIY-YIG nuclease family protein; its protein translation is MASEKYYIYVLYCADNSLYCGFTNNVKRRFHTHQTCQGAKYTRVKKRHPLKLIYSEEFESKHDALSAEYYFKHQTRRQKEKFLLDHGVDLLKLRRN